CGACGACGAGGTGCTCCGGGGCGGTGCCTGCGGCGGCGCTGATCGCGTGGTGGAGCAGCGAGCGCCCGCCGATCGGGTGGATCACCTTGGGGGTGACCGACTTCATCCGGGTCCCCTCGCCGGCGGCGAGGACGATGACCGCTGCGGGTCGGTGCTGGGTCATGGGGGTGAACTCCTCTGCTGCGGGAATCGGGCCGCGCGGGCTGCCGGGGCGTCGCTCCGCCCCTAGGACTCGAACCTAGACTGCACGGCTCCAAAGGCCGGCGTGCTGCCATTACACCAGGGCGGATCGACACGGCTGCGACCCCGTGCCGGCACGCCCCAATCTTGCCACTAAGGTGGAACCTATGGAAATTCTCCGCGACGTCCTCGTCTTCATCCACCTCCTCGGCATGGCGATCATCATCGGCGCCTATTTCGCCAACATGCGCGCCCCGCGCGTGGTCGCCGGAATGCTCCACGGAGCCTACCTCCAGCTCGCCACCGGGCTGCTGCTCGTCACCGTCCTCGAGTTCACCGAGGGCGTCGAGGTCAACCACATGAAGATCGGCATCAAGCTCCTGCTCGCGATCCTCGTCGCGGTCTTCGCCTTCCTCGGCCGCCGCCAGGAGAAGAGGGCGGGCACCGCCGCGTCCGCCGCCGCGCGCGCGGACGGCTACGCCGGGGACACCGCGCCGAGCGCCCCGGTCGCCCACTCGTCCGCGACGATGGCCCACCTGACCTTCGGCGCGGCCGTGCTCGCGGTCCTCGTCGCCGTCTTCGTCTGATCGGCGCCCGACCTCGACGACCCCGCCGGGTCTTCGGACCCGCACCCCGGCCGGCGACCGCTCCTGCGGTCGCCGGCCGGACCGCTTCCCGTCCCGGACCGGACGCCCCGGACCGGCGCGTCCGCACCTCCAGGTAGATTGCGTGTCACCATGACCTCACCCTTCGAATTCCTCAACGAGCCGCCCACCCGCCGCGATCCCGCCGCGGATCGCGCAGCAGACACCGCGGCGACCGCATCGGCACCCGCCCGCAGCGGCACCGGCCCCGGGCCGGGGGCCTCGGCGAGCGCGCTCCTCGAGGGGCTCAACGCCCAGCAGATCGCCGCGGTCGAGCACAGCGGATCCCCGCTCCTCATCGTCGCCGGCGCAGGTTCGGGCAAGACCACGGTGCTCACCCGCCGCATCGCCCACGCCCTGCGGACCGGGCGCGCCCACCCCGGTCAGGTGCTCGCCATCACCTTCACGAACAAGGCCGCCCGGGAGATGGTCGAGCGGATCACCGAACTCGTCGGACCGCCCGCCCGCAGCATGTGGATCTCGACCTTCCACTCCGCGTGCGTGCGGATCCTCCGCCGCGAGGCGAAGGCCCTGGGGATGAAGTCGAACTTCACGATCTACGACTCCCAGGACTCGCTGCGCCTCGTCACCCAGTGCGTGCGCGAGGCCGGACTCGATTCGAAGAAGTTCACCCCGCGCTCGCTCCAGCACCGGATCTCCAATCTCAAGAACGACCTCCTCACCGCGGACGACTTCAGCTCCCGGGCACAGGAGAACAACCCGTCGGAGCAGGCGCTCGCGGAGGTCTACCGGCGCTACTCGGAGCGCCTGCGGCTGGCGAACGCCTTCGACTTCGACGACCTCATCATGGAGACGGTGCACCTGCTCGACGCGTTCGACGACATCGCGGCGAACTACCGGGCCCGGTTCGCCCACATCCTCGTCGACGAGTACCAGGACACCAATCCGGCGCAGTACCGGCTCATCCGGGCGCTCGCCGGGGCTGACCTCCCCGCTCCCACCGCCGAACTCACCGTGGTCGGCGACGCGGATCAGTCGATCTACGCCTTCCGCGGCGCCACGGTGCGCAACATCGTCGAGTTCGAGGAGGACTTCCCGCAGGCCCGGGTCATCCTCCTCGAGCAGAACTACCGGTCGACCCAGAACATCCTCACCGCGGCCAATGCGGTGATCTCCCACAACGACGATCGCAAGGACAAGCGCCTGTGGACCGACGCCGGTCCCGGGGAGCCGGTGACCGGCTGGGTCGCGGAATCGGAGCAGGCCGAGGCCCGCTTCATCACCGAGAAGATCGACGCGCTCATGGACGAGAGCGGCCTGACCTACGGCGACTTCGCGGTGTTCTACCGGACGAACGCCCAGTCCCGCGCGATCGAGGACGCCCTCATGCGGGCGGGCATGCCGTACAAGGTCGTCGGCGGCACGCGGTTCTACGAGCGCAAGGAGATCAAGGACGCCCTCGCCTACCTCCGAGTCATCGCGAACCCGGACGACGACGTCAACCTGCGCCGGATCCTCAACGTCCCCAAGCGGTCGATCGGCGACCGGACCGAGGCCTTCATCGGGGCGCTCGCGGAGCGGGAGCGGATCAGCTTCGCCGCCGCGCTCGACCGCGCCGAAGAGGCACCCGGCCTGTCGAGCCGCTCGCTCGGGCCGATCGCCCGCTTCCGCACGCTGCTCGCCGACCTCCGGACCACCGCCGAGGGCGCCCCGGTGTCCCGCATCCTCGAATCGGTCCTCGAGCAGACCGGCTACCTCGCCGAGCTCCACGCGAGCACGGATCCGCAGGACGAATCGCGCGTCGACAACCTCGCCGAGCTCGTCGCGGTCGCCGAGGACTTCGGACGGACGCACGAGACCGGCACCCTCGACGAGTTCCTCGAACAGGTGTCACTGTCCTCCGACGCCGACCAGATCCCCGAC
This Brevibacterium ihuae DNA region includes the following protein-coding sequences:
- the pcrA gene encoding DNA helicase PcrA — protein: MTSPFEFLNEPPTRRDPAADRAADTAATASAPARSGTGPGPGASASALLEGLNAQQIAAVEHSGSPLLIVAGAGSGKTTVLTRRIAHALRTGRAHPGQVLAITFTNKAAREMVERITELVGPPARSMWISTFHSACVRILRREAKALGMKSNFTIYDSQDSLRLVTQCVREAGLDSKKFTPRSLQHRISNLKNDLLTADDFSSRAQENNPSEQALAEVYRRYSERLRLANAFDFDDLIMETVHLLDAFDDIAANYRARFAHILVDEYQDTNPAQYRLIRALAGADLPAPTAELTVVGDADQSIYAFRGATVRNIVEFEEDFPQARVILLEQNYRSTQNILTAANAVISHNDDRKDKRLWTDAGPGEPVTGWVAESEQAEARFITEKIDALMDESGLTYGDFAVFYRTNAQSRAIEDALMRAGMPYKVVGGTRFYERKEIKDALAYLRVIANPDDDVNLRRILNVPKRSIGDRTEAFIGALAERERISFAAALDRAEEAPGLSSRSLGPIARFRTLLADLRTTAEGAPVSRILESVLEQTGYLAELHASTDPQDESRVDNLAELVAVAEDFGRTHETGTLDEFLEQVSLSSDADQIPDQDVGEVTLMTLHTAKGLEFPVVFLTGLEDGTFPHQRSFSSSTELAEERRLAYVGLTRARKKLFLSRAETRSMWGQPAYNPPSRFLSELGEGLVDWESTGTLSSGGPADRAFGSAWSPGSRAGSSGRGGRPGGARAGTSPGGFPNRIRPNREVPQVEPGDRVSHDAFGLGTVTEVAGAGDKTVATVDFGSEGTKRLLMRYAPVEKLD